CTCAAAAAAGGGCCCCAACCTGGTCCCCACCGCACCAGAGTCGACAGGAGCTATGAATGGCCAAAAATCGGCTAAAAGCCAAGACTCAGATATCAGGCTGGCTAATCCCAAGCCGATGCATAAATATATCTTTCAAGGAATGAAATGAAGGATTGGCTTTTTCAGGTGGAATCTCCCCTTGGCTTCACAATCCGATGTACACAAGACTATTGGTCGTTTATCGTTTCAGAAAAGCACCCAGTATTACTTGGAAGGGAAGATGAAATTCAGCAAGTACTCAAGGAACCCACTGAAATTCGTCGAAGTAAAAAAGACCCACACGTCATATTGTTCTATGGTGAATCTCAGGCACGATGGCTTTGCGCAGTTGTCAGAAAGGAAAATGGGACAGGATTCTTGATTACCGCCTATCCAACCGACATAATAAAGGCAGGAGAACCAATATGGACAAGATCAAAGTAATTCATGACACAGTGGGCCATACCTTAACGGTATGGTTAGATGATCCTGCCCGAGAGCATGTCTGCGAAGAAACGAATGAAGAAGTCATTCTCATGAAGGATAAAGCCGGTCACGTGATCGGATTTGAAAAACTCCATTACACACCTTCCAACTCACAGAAAGCACTGGCCGTCGAAACCGTGGTTCAGACCGGGCCTTAAGCAACCCGGAGCGTA
Above is a window of Nitrospiraceae bacterium DNA encoding:
- a CDS encoding DUF2283 domain-containing protein, whose amino-acid sequence is MDKIKVIHDTVGHTLTVWLDDPAREHVCEETNEEVILMKDKAGHVIGFEKLHYTPSNSQKALAVETVVQTGP